One Delphinus delphis chromosome 16, mDelDel1.2, whole genome shotgun sequence genomic window carries:
- the OPN4 gene encoding melanopsin isoform X1, giving the protein MNSPSGTRAPLDPAQESNGIATPASRSRWDSSWSSTSSLDHPPPVSPTAARAQAAAWVPFPTVDVPDSAHYTLGTVILLVGLTGMLGNLTVIYTFCSCDLLHGVNVMIKSRGLRTPANMFIINLAVSDFLMSFTQAPVFFASSVYKQWLFGETGCEFYAFCGAVFGITSMITLTAIALDRYLVITRPLATVGMVSKRRAALVLLGVWLYALAWSLPPFFGWSAYVPEGLLTSCSWDYVSFTPSVRAYTMLLFCFVFFLPLLVIIYCYIFIFKAIRETGQALQTFGASEGGGECPWQRQRLQNEWKMAKIELLVILLFVLSWAPYSTVALMGFAGYTHVLTPYMNSVPAVIAKASAIYNPIIYAITHPKYRMAIAQHLPCLGVLLGVSGQRTGLYTSYRFTHRSTLSSQASDLSWITGRRRQVSLGSESEVGWTDTEVTAAWGTAQQMSGWSPCSQGLEDVEAKAPPKSQGQKAEASGKTKGLLPSLDPRM; this is encoded by the exons ATGAACTCTCCTTCGGGGACAAGAGCCCCACTGGACCCGGCCCAGGAATCCAACGGCATAGCCACCCCAGCTTCCCGCAGCAGGTGGGACAGCTCCTGGAGCAGCACCTCCAGCCTGGACCACCCTCCGCCCGTCAGCCCCACG GCAGCCAGGGCTCAGGCTGCTGCCTGGGTCCCCTTTCCCACGGTCGACGTTCCAGATTCCGCCCACTACACCCTGGGCACGGTGATCCTGCTGGTGGGGCTCACAGGGATGCTGGGAAATCTGACGGTCATCTATACCTTCTGCAG TTGTGATTTACTTCATGGAGTCAATGTGATGATTAA GAGCAGAGGGCTCAGGACTCCCGCCAACATGTTCATCATCAACCTCGCAGTCAGCGACTTCCTCATGTCCTTCACCCAGGCCCCCGTCTTCTTCGCCAGCAGCGTCTATAAGCAGTGGCTCTTTGGAGAGACAG GCTGTGAATTCTATGCCTTCTGTGGGGCTGTCTTTGGCATCACCTCCATGATTACCCTGACGGCCATCGCCCTGGACCGCTACCTGGTGATCACACGCCCACTGGCCACCGTCGGGATGGTGTCCAAGAGGCGGGCAGCGCTTGTCCTGCTGGGCGTCTGGCTCTATGCCCTGGCTTGGAGTCTGCCGCCCTTCTTTGGCTGGA GTGCCTATGTGCCCGAGGGGCTGCTGACCTCTTGCTCCTGGGACTACGTGAGCTTCACGCCATCGGTCCGCGCCTACACCATGCTGCTCTTCTGCTTTGTGTTCTTCCTCCCCCTGCTCGTCATCATCTACTGCTACATCTTCATCTTCAAGGCCATCCGGGAGACGGGCCA AGCTCTCCAGACTTTCGGGGCCAGCGAGGGTGGTGGTGAGTGCCCCTGGCAACGGCAGCGTCTGCAGAACGAGTGGAAAATGGCCAAGATCGAGCTGTTGGTCATCCTTCTCTTCGTGCTCTCCTGGGCCCCCTACTCCACTGTAGCCCTGATGGGCTTTGCTGG GTACACACATGTCCTGACGCCCTACATGAACTCGGTGCCAGCTGTCATCGCCAAGGCCTCTGCCATCTACAACCCCATCATTTATGCCATCACCCACCCCAAGTACAG AATGGCCATCGCCCAGCACCTGCCCTGCCTCGGGGTGCTGCTGGGCGTGTCAGGCCAGCGCACTGGCCTGTACACCAGCTACCGCTTCACCCACCGCTCCACACTGAGCAGCCAGGCCTCAGACCTCAGCTGGATCACTGGACGGAGGCGCCAGGTGTCCCTGGGCTCTGAGAGTGAGGTG GGCTGGACAGACACGGAGGTAACAGCTGCTTGGGGGACTGCCCAGCAAATGAGCGGATGGTCCCCCTGCAGTCAGGGCCTGGAGGATGTGGAAGCCAAGGCCCCTCCCAAGTCCcagggacagaaagcagaggCTTCCGGAAAG ACCAAAGGGCTGCTCCCCAGCCTGGACCCCAGGATGTAG
- the OPN4 gene encoding melanopsin isoform X2: protein MNSPSGTRAPLDPAQESNGIATPASRSRWDSSWSSTSSLDHPPPVSPTAARAQAAAWVPFPTVDVPDSAHYTLGTVILLVGLTGMLGNLTVIYTFCRSRGLRTPANMFIINLAVSDFLMSFTQAPVFFASSVYKQWLFGETGCEFYAFCGAVFGITSMITLTAIALDRYLVITRPLATVGMVSKRRAALVLLGVWLYALAWSLPPFFGWSAYVPEGLLTSCSWDYVSFTPSVRAYTMLLFCFVFFLPLLVIIYCYIFIFKAIRETGQALQTFGASEGGGECPWQRQRLQNEWKMAKIELLVILLFVLSWAPYSTVALMGFAGYTHVLTPYMNSVPAVIAKASAIYNPIIYAITHPKYRMAIAQHLPCLGVLLGVSGQRTGLYTSYRFTHRSTLSSQASDLSWITGRRRQVSLGSESEVGWTDTEVTAAWGTAQQMSGWSPCSQGLEDVEAKAPPKSQGQKAEASGKTKGLLPSLDPRM, encoded by the exons ATGAACTCTCCTTCGGGGACAAGAGCCCCACTGGACCCGGCCCAGGAATCCAACGGCATAGCCACCCCAGCTTCCCGCAGCAGGTGGGACAGCTCCTGGAGCAGCACCTCCAGCCTGGACCACCCTCCGCCCGTCAGCCCCACG GCAGCCAGGGCTCAGGCTGCTGCCTGGGTCCCCTTTCCCACGGTCGACGTTCCAGATTCCGCCCACTACACCCTGGGCACGGTGATCCTGCTGGTGGGGCTCACAGGGATGCTGGGAAATCTGACGGTCATCTATACCTTCTGCAG GAGCAGAGGGCTCAGGACTCCCGCCAACATGTTCATCATCAACCTCGCAGTCAGCGACTTCCTCATGTCCTTCACCCAGGCCCCCGTCTTCTTCGCCAGCAGCGTCTATAAGCAGTGGCTCTTTGGAGAGACAG GCTGTGAATTCTATGCCTTCTGTGGGGCTGTCTTTGGCATCACCTCCATGATTACCCTGACGGCCATCGCCCTGGACCGCTACCTGGTGATCACACGCCCACTGGCCACCGTCGGGATGGTGTCCAAGAGGCGGGCAGCGCTTGTCCTGCTGGGCGTCTGGCTCTATGCCCTGGCTTGGAGTCTGCCGCCCTTCTTTGGCTGGA GTGCCTATGTGCCCGAGGGGCTGCTGACCTCTTGCTCCTGGGACTACGTGAGCTTCACGCCATCGGTCCGCGCCTACACCATGCTGCTCTTCTGCTTTGTGTTCTTCCTCCCCCTGCTCGTCATCATCTACTGCTACATCTTCATCTTCAAGGCCATCCGGGAGACGGGCCA AGCTCTCCAGACTTTCGGGGCCAGCGAGGGTGGTGGTGAGTGCCCCTGGCAACGGCAGCGTCTGCAGAACGAGTGGAAAATGGCCAAGATCGAGCTGTTGGTCATCCTTCTCTTCGTGCTCTCCTGGGCCCCCTACTCCACTGTAGCCCTGATGGGCTTTGCTGG GTACACACATGTCCTGACGCCCTACATGAACTCGGTGCCAGCTGTCATCGCCAAGGCCTCTGCCATCTACAACCCCATCATTTATGCCATCACCCACCCCAAGTACAG AATGGCCATCGCCCAGCACCTGCCCTGCCTCGGGGTGCTGCTGGGCGTGTCAGGCCAGCGCACTGGCCTGTACACCAGCTACCGCTTCACCCACCGCTCCACACTGAGCAGCCAGGCCTCAGACCTCAGCTGGATCACTGGACGGAGGCGCCAGGTGTCCCTGGGCTCTGAGAGTGAGGTG GGCTGGACAGACACGGAGGTAACAGCTGCTTGGGGGACTGCCCAGCAAATGAGCGGATGGTCCCCCTGCAGTCAGGGCCTGGAGGATGTGGAAGCCAAGGCCCCTCCCAAGTCCcagggacagaaagcagaggCTTCCGGAAAG ACCAAAGGGCTGCTCCCCAGCCTGGACCCCAGGATGTAG